From a region of the Tursiops truncatus isolate mTurTru1 chromosome 2, mTurTru1.mat.Y, whole genome shotgun sequence genome:
- the CIB2 gene encoding calcium and integrin-binding family member 2 isoform X4 has protein sequence MGNKQTIFTEEQLDNYQENPFKERIVESFSEDGDGNLTFNDFVDMFSVLCESAPRDLKANYAFKIYDFNTDNFICKEDLELTLARLTKSELDEDEVVLVCDKVIEEADLDGDGKLGFSDFEDMIAKAPDFLSTFHVRI, from the exons ATGGGGAACAAGCAGACCATCTTCACCGAAGAGCAGCTGGACAACTACCAG GAGAATCCCTTCAAGGAAAGGATTGTGGAGTCTTTTTCTGAGGATGGTGACGGGAACCTCACCTTCAACGACTTTGTCGACATGTTTTCTGTGCTCTGTGAGTCGGCTCCCCGCGACCTCAAGGCAAACTACGCCTTCAAGATCTACG ACTTCAACACCGACAACTTCATCTGCAAGGAGGACCTGGAGCTGACGCTGGCCCGGCTCACCAAGTCGGAGCTGGATGAGGACGAGGTGGTGCTCGTGTGCGACAAGGTCATTGAGGAGGCCGATCTGGACGGCGACGGCAAGCTGGGCTTCTCTGACTTCGAGGACATGATCGCCAAGGCCCCCGACTTCCTAAG cACTTTCCACGTCCGGATCTGA
- the CIB2 gene encoding calcium and integrin-binding family member 2 isoform X3: MGNKQTIFTEEQLDNYQDCTFFNKKDILKLHARFYELAPNIVPMDYRKSPIVHVPMSVIIQMPELRENPFKERIVESFSEDGDGNLTFNDFVDMFSVLCESAPRDLKANYAFKIYDFNTDNFICKEDLELTLARLTKSELDEDEVVLVCDKVIEEADLDGDGKLGFSDFEDMIAKAPDFLRCPPKGLAWAGQA; the protein is encoded by the exons ATGGGGAACAAGCAGACCATCTTCACCGAAGAGCAGCTGGACAACTACCAG gACTGCACCTTCTTCAATAAGAAGGACATCCTCAA GCTCCACGCGCGCTTCTATGAGCTGGCTCCCAACATCGTCCCGATGGACTACAGGAAGAGCCCCATCGTCCATGTGCCCATGAGCGTCATCATCCAGATGCCGGAGCTCCGG GAGAATCCCTTCAAGGAAAGGATTGTGGAGTCTTTTTCTGAGGATGGTGACGGGAACCTCACCTTCAACGACTTTGTCGACATGTTTTCTGTGCTCTGTGAGTCGGCTCCCCGCGACCTCAAGGCAAACTACGCCTTCAAGATCTACG ACTTCAACACCGACAACTTCATCTGCAAGGAGGACCTGGAGCTGACGCTGGCCCGGCTCACCAAGTCGGAGCTGGATGAGGACGAGGTGGTGCTCGTGTGCGACAAGGTCATTGAGGAGGCCGATCTGGACGGCGACGGCAAGCTGGGCTTCTCTGACTTCGAGGACATGATCGCCAAGGCCCCCGACTTCCTAAGGTGCCCTCCCAAGGGGCTGGCATGGGCAGGGCAGGCCTGA
- the CIB2 gene encoding calcium and integrin-binding family member 2 isoform X2, which translates to MCSAIAPAPGAPGLIQCEPGCLQACTVAISPSSEPALDCTFFNKKDILKLHARFYELAPNIVPMDYRKSPIVHVPMSVIIQMPELRENPFKERIVESFSEDGDGNLTFNDFVDMFSVLCESAPRDLKANYAFKIYDFNTDNFICKEDLELTLARLTKSELDEDEVVLVCDKVIEEADLDGDGKLGFSDFEDMIAKAPDFLSTFHVRI; encoded by the exons ATGTGCAGTGCAATTGCCCCGGCGCCAGGGGCTCCAGGTCTCATCCAGTGTGAGCCGGGCTGTCTGCAAGCCTGTACCGTGGCCATTAGTCCCTCGTCGGAGCCAGCTCTG gACTGCACCTTCTTCAATAAGAAGGACATCCTCAA GCTCCACGCGCGCTTCTATGAGCTGGCTCCCAACATCGTCCCGATGGACTACAGGAAGAGCCCCATCGTCCATGTGCCCATGAGCGTCATCATCCAGATGCCGGAGCTCCGG GAGAATCCCTTCAAGGAAAGGATTGTGGAGTCTTTTTCTGAGGATGGTGACGGGAACCTCACCTTCAACGACTTTGTCGACATGTTTTCTGTGCTCTGTGAGTCGGCTCCCCGCGACCTCAAGGCAAACTACGCCTTCAAGATCTACG ACTTCAACACCGACAACTTCATCTGCAAGGAGGACCTGGAGCTGACGCTGGCCCGGCTCACCAAGTCGGAGCTGGATGAGGACGAGGTGGTGCTCGTGTGCGACAAGGTCATTGAGGAGGCCGATCTGGACGGCGACGGCAAGCTGGGCTTCTCTGACTTCGAGGACATGATCGCCAAGGCCCCCGACTTCCTAAG cACTTTCCACGTCCGGATCTGA
- the CIB2 gene encoding calcium and integrin-binding family member 2 isoform X1, giving the protein MCSAIAPAPGAPGLIQCEPGCLQACTVAISPSSEPALDCTFFNKKDILKLHARFYELAPNIVPMDYRKSPIVHVPMSVIIQMPELRENPFKERIVESFSEDGDGNLTFNDFVDMFSVLCESAPRDLKANYAFKIYDFNTDNFICKEDLELTLARLTKSELDEDEVVLVCDKVIEEADLDGDGKLGFSDFEDMIAKAPDFLRCPPKGLAWAGQA; this is encoded by the exons ATGTGCAGTGCAATTGCCCCGGCGCCAGGGGCTCCAGGTCTCATCCAGTGTGAGCCGGGCTGTCTGCAAGCCTGTACCGTGGCCATTAGTCCCTCGTCGGAGCCAGCTCTG gACTGCACCTTCTTCAATAAGAAGGACATCCTCAA GCTCCACGCGCGCTTCTATGAGCTGGCTCCCAACATCGTCCCGATGGACTACAGGAAGAGCCCCATCGTCCATGTGCCCATGAGCGTCATCATCCAGATGCCGGAGCTCCGG GAGAATCCCTTCAAGGAAAGGATTGTGGAGTCTTTTTCTGAGGATGGTGACGGGAACCTCACCTTCAACGACTTTGTCGACATGTTTTCTGTGCTCTGTGAGTCGGCTCCCCGCGACCTCAAGGCAAACTACGCCTTCAAGATCTACG ACTTCAACACCGACAACTTCATCTGCAAGGAGGACCTGGAGCTGACGCTGGCCCGGCTCACCAAGTCGGAGCTGGATGAGGACGAGGTGGTGCTCGTGTGCGACAAGGTCATTGAGGAGGCCGATCTGGACGGCGACGGCAAGCTGGGCTTCTCTGACTTCGAGGACATGATCGCCAAGGCCCCCGACTTCCTAAGGTGCCCTCCCAAGGGGCTGGCATGGGCAGGGCAGGCCTGA